The following proteins come from a genomic window of Sphaerisporangium rubeum:
- a CDS encoding cytochrome P450 — translation MHDSSSPLAIYDWYREMRTANPVFRDDVFNAWHVLRYEDVRAILSDPATFQSDRPAFRRPPVDVYDPGEDTMARADGARHRMLRGLVNQAFTPRVVERMEPRVRLLCDELLDAVAQDGEMEVVADVAYPLPIRIVMEMLGVPAERSAEFRRWSNAVVSGGSGVADVGADAEIDAMREFFAGVLADRRRTPGDDLISRLLAAESQGERLTERQLLNFCALMLIAGHETTTSLIANTVYCLETVPGLLDLARRDDCAPVPRVVDEVLRYASPVQSVLRFAVADVELHGRRIKAGDTVFPFIGSANRDEAEFPQPDRFDIQRPTGRGLAFGHGIHYCLGAPLARLEATIVVSEMLRRFPGKWLTRDVDADTSAPRFLFGIRRLPLTWEG, via the coding sequence ATGCATGACAGTAGCTCTCCGCTCGCGATCTATGACTGGTACCGCGAGATGCGCACGGCGAACCCGGTGTTCCGGGACGACGTGTTCAATGCCTGGCACGTGCTCCGGTACGAGGACGTGCGGGCCATCCTGTCGGATCCGGCGACGTTCCAGTCGGACCGGCCGGCGTTCCGGCGGCCGCCGGTGGATGTGTACGACCCGGGTGAGGACACGATGGCGCGGGCCGACGGCGCGCGGCACCGGATGTTGCGCGGGCTGGTGAACCAGGCGTTCACGCCGCGGGTGGTGGAGCGCATGGAGCCGCGGGTGCGGCTGCTGTGCGACGAGCTGCTCGACGCGGTGGCTCAGGACGGGGAGATGGAGGTGGTGGCGGACGTCGCTTATCCGCTGCCGATCAGGATCGTCATGGAGATGCTCGGGGTGCCGGCCGAGCGGTCGGCGGAGTTCCGGCGGTGGTCGAACGCCGTGGTGTCGGGTGGCAGCGGCGTCGCTGACGTCGGCGCGGACGCGGAGATCGACGCGATGCGTGAGTTCTTCGCCGGTGTGCTGGCCGACCGCAGGAGAACGCCGGGTGACGATCTGATCAGCCGGCTGCTGGCGGCGGAGAGCCAGGGTGAACGGCTGACGGAGCGGCAGTTGCTGAACTTCTGCGCGCTCATGCTCATCGCGGGACACGAGACGACGACGAGCCTGATCGCCAACACGGTGTACTGCCTGGAGACCGTCCCCGGGTTGCTGGACCTGGCACGGCGGGACGACTGCGCACCGGTGCCGAGGGTCGTCGACGAGGTGCTGCGGTACGCCTCCCCCGTGCAGTCGGTGCTGCGGTTCGCGGTCGCCGACGTGGAACTGCACGGCCGCAGGATCAAGGCCGGGGACACCGTATTTCCGTTCATCGGGTCGGCGAACCGCGACGAGGCGGAGTTCCCGCAGCCCGACAGGTTCGATATTCAACGACCCACCGGCCGGGGCCTCGCGTTCGGCCACGGAATCCATTATTGCCTGGGGGCTCCTTTAGCACGCCTTGAGGCGACAATAGTCGTGTCCGAAATGCTACGGCGTTTCCCGGGAAAGTGGCTGACCCGGGACGTGGACGCCGATACGTCGGCTCCTCGCTTCCTGTTCGGCATCCGGCGGCTGCCCCTGACCTGGGAGGGCTAG
- a CDS encoding protein kinase domain-containing protein, translating into MVVEPLSRQDPRQVGTYVLLGRLGAGAMGRVYLGRSLAGRLVAVKTIRSDLADDHDFRARFAHEVAAARRVSGIFTASVVAADAHADVPWLATAYVPAPSLERLVRLCGPLPVPAVRWLAAGCAEALESIHSVGLVHRDLKPANVLVSLDGPRVIDFGVARAAERMTLTATRQAVGTPAYMAPEQARDTREAVMASDIFSLGSTLLFAATGHSPYPGRSMSEILVRLATEPPDLSGLPEGLTDLVGWCLERDPDLRPTAGWLLTHMARHSAEEERTFSAASLPPRAVGLIERYRQAAHAPFEDPGDVKPLDEDEVTYVPPGSRSEPDEPSGAGGTPSGPTDATARRDGDDDRASLPAPRRVAGPVQLVVYALSVVLALVLGGTVVGLVLSSQRAAPYEWSGPPQGPPPGDPPAPHGATESSRGKPRLLVNQPMGDGWTVFVVHGRGWPPGGRVSIHLDGGKASPIMPVVDRQGTFNYAVNQQREFFPGRLPPGRHEVTVRASGGGPDARAAFSVSTQ; encoded by the coding sequence GTGGTTGTTGAGCCGTTATCCCGGCAGGACCCCCGGCAGGTCGGCACCTATGTGCTGCTCGGCCGGCTCGGCGCCGGGGCCATGGGACGGGTCTATCTCGGCCGGTCCCTCGCGGGACGGCTGGTCGCGGTGAAGACGATCAGGAGTGACCTGGCGGACGACCACGACTTCCGTGCGCGGTTCGCGCACGAGGTGGCGGCGGCGCGGCGGGTCAGCGGCATCTTCACCGCGTCGGTGGTGGCGGCCGACGCGCACGCCGACGTGCCGTGGCTGGCGACGGCGTACGTTCCGGCGCCGTCACTGGAACGGCTGGTGCGGCTGTGCGGGCCGCTTCCCGTGCCGGCCGTGCGGTGGCTGGCCGCCGGGTGCGCCGAGGCGCTGGAGTCGATCCACTCGGTGGGGCTGGTGCACCGCGACCTCAAGCCCGCCAACGTGCTGGTGTCGCTGGACGGGCCGCGGGTCATCGACTTCGGGGTGGCCCGCGCGGCCGAGCGCATGACGCTCACCGCGACGCGGCAGGCGGTCGGCACCCCGGCGTACATGGCCCCCGAGCAGGCCCGCGACACCCGTGAGGCCGTCATGGCGAGCGACATCTTCTCGCTCGGCTCCACGCTGCTGTTCGCCGCGACCGGCCACTCGCCGTACCCCGGCCGGTCCATGTCGGAGATCCTGGTGCGCCTCGCCACCGAGCCGCCTGACCTGAGCGGACTCCCCGAAGGCCTCACGGACCTGGTCGGCTGGTGCCTGGAGCGCGACCCCGACCTCCGTCCCACAGCGGGGTGGCTGCTGACCCACATGGCACGGCACTCCGCCGAGGAGGAGCGCACGTTCTCGGCCGCCTCGCTGCCGCCGCGCGCGGTCGGGCTGATCGAGCGGTACCGGCAGGCGGCGCACGCGCCGTTCGAGGACCCCGGTGACGTCAAGCCGCTCGACGAGGACGAGGTGACGTACGTGCCGCCGGGTTCGCGCTCGGAGCCGGACGAGCCGAGCGGTGCGGGTGGGACACCATCAGGCCCGACGGACGCGACGGCACGGCGGGACGGCGACGACGACCGGGCCTCCTTACCGGCGCCGCGCCGGGTGGCCGGGCCTGTGCAGCTGGTGGTGTACGCGTTATCGGTGGTGCTCGCGCTGGTGCTCGGCGGCACGGTCGTCGGCTTGGTGCTCAGCAGCCAGCGCGCCGCACCGTACGAATGGAGCGGCCCCCCGCAGGGGCCGCCGCCAGGTGACCCGCCGGCGCCGCACGGCGCCACCGAGTCGTCCCGCGGCAAGCCGCGCCTCCTGGTCAACCAGCCGATGGGGGACGGGTGGACGGTGTTCGTGGTGCACGGCAGGGGCTGGCCCCCCGGCGGACGCGTGTCGATCCACCTGGACGGCGGCAAGGCCTCGCCGATCATGCCGGTGGTGGACCGGCAGGGCACGTTCAACTACGCCGTCAACCAGCAACGGGAGTTCTTCCCCGGCCGGCTTCCCCCGGGTCGCCACGAGGTGACGGTCCGCGCGTCCGGCGGGGGTCCGGACGCGCGGGCCGCGTTCAGCGTCAGCACGCAGTAG
- a CDS encoding alpha-hydroxy-acid oxidizing protein — protein MTLDLTPGPVNVRDFETAARDRLDPAHYDYFASGAQDELTVAANEAAFRRRMLVPRVLRGGGPPRLETTVLGTPAAMPVLLAPTAFHRLAWPEGEPATARAAASAGVIMIAAMLSTVSIEDIAATGATLWFQLYPQPDMAFTESLVRRAEAAGCRALVVTVDSPALGRNERGDRNGFHDLPPDLHCANMREGGHVRQVVLSPHISWADIGRLRSMTTLPLLLKGVLHPLDARLAVEHGVDGIIVSNHGGRQLDTAAASLDRLPAVAEAVAGRVPLLLDGGVRRGTDVVKALALGATAVAVGRPVLWGLATAGEAGVSRVLSLLRTELENALTLCGATGPGEVTRDELGGILA, from the coding sequence GTGACCCTGGACCTGACACCCGGGCCGGTCAACGTCCGCGACTTCGAGACGGCCGCGCGTGACCGGCTGGACCCCGCGCACTACGACTACTTCGCGAGCGGCGCGCAGGACGAGCTCACCGTCGCCGCCAACGAGGCGGCGTTCCGGCGCCGCATGCTGGTGCCGCGGGTGCTGCGCGGCGGCGGCCCGCCGCGGCTGGAGACCACCGTGCTCGGCACCCCCGCCGCCATGCCGGTGCTGCTCGCGCCGACCGCGTTCCACCGGCTGGCCTGGCCCGAAGGCGAGCCCGCCACCGCGCGCGCCGCCGCGTCGGCCGGGGTCATCATGATCGCCGCGATGCTGTCCACCGTCTCGATCGAGGACATCGCGGCGACCGGCGCCACGCTGTGGTTCCAGCTCTACCCGCAGCCCGACATGGCGTTCACCGAGTCGCTGGTCCGCCGGGCCGAGGCGGCGGGCTGCCGGGCCCTGGTGGTCACGGTGGACTCCCCCGCGCTCGGCCGCAACGAGCGCGGCGACCGCAACGGCTTCCACGACCTGCCGCCGGACCTGCACTGCGCCAACATGCGCGAAGGCGGCCACGTACGCCAGGTGGTGCTCTCTCCGCACATCTCCTGGGCCGACATCGGCCGCCTGCGGTCGATGACCACGCTGCCGCTGCTGCTCAAAGGCGTGCTGCATCCCCTGGACGCGCGTCTCGCCGTCGAGCACGGCGTGGACGGGATCATCGTGTCCAACCACGGCGGACGGCAACTGGACACCGCCGCCGCCTCGCTGGACCGGCTCCCCGCCGTCGCCGAGGCCGTGGCCGGCCGGGTGCCGCTGCTGCTGGACGGCGGTGTGCGGCGCGGCACCGACGTGGTGAAGGCCCTGGCGCTCGGCGCGACCGCCGTGGCGGTCGGCCGGCCCGTGCTGTGGGGTCTGGCCACGGCCGGCGAGGCAGGCGTGAGCCGCGTGCTGTCGTTGCTGCGCACCGAGCTGGAGAACGCGCTCACCCTCTGCGGCGCGACCGGCCCCGGTGAGGTGACCCGCGACGAACTCGGCGGCATCCTCGCGTGA
- a CDS encoding methyltransferase, which yields MTTNSLPPASEQASDANTIPDAVPDTIPEAVPNTVPGAVSKAVTEAMPYAVPAAASETVPDASAEVARLTDAIWPHAVRAAATLHLADHIAEGGGDVTRLAARAELDPDALERLLAYLSSHGVFHRTAPGHYDLNPAATLLLDTHPSFLRTRLDQNGLAGRLDRAATHLVDAIRTGEPVYESVYGRPYYEDIAADPRLLAEFDGFARWYTSRSVPDVLAAYDWSSVKTMVDVGGGSGMLLTHLLKANPHLHGTLVDLPPNAAEARKSFEAEGLTTRAEAIGGSFFDPLPEARDIYLLSGVLIDWNDRSATEILRRCAEACTETSRVLVAEQWEPDESAYTDEDLRILILVGGRVRPPTHLAKIATPAGLTIRSTHTNPRGLHLVELEPATPST from the coding sequence GTGACCACCAACTCGCTCCCCCCTGCCTCAGAACAGGCATCCGACGCGAACACCATCCCCGACGCCGTACCGGACACCATCCCCGAGGCCGTACCGAACACCGTCCCCGGCGCCGTTTCAAAGGCCGTCACCGAGGCCATGCCGTACGCCGTCCCCGCCGCCGCTTCTGAAACCGTCCCGGACGCCAGCGCCGAAGTGGCCCGTCTCACCGACGCCATCTGGCCGCACGCCGTCCGCGCCGCCGCGACCCTCCACCTCGCCGACCACATAGCCGAAGGCGGCGGCGACGTGACGCGGCTCGCGGCCCGCGCGGAACTCGACCCCGACGCTCTGGAACGCCTCCTCGCCTACCTGTCCTCCCACGGCGTCTTCCACCGCACCGCACCGGGCCACTACGACCTCAACCCGGCCGCGACCCTCCTCCTCGACACCCATCCCTCCTTCCTCCGCACCCGCCTCGACCAGAACGGCCTCGCCGGCCGCCTCGACCGCGCCGCCACCCACCTCGTGGACGCCATCCGCACCGGCGAACCCGTCTACGAATCCGTCTACGGCCGCCCCTACTACGAGGACATCGCCGCCGACCCCCGCCTCCTCGCCGAATTCGACGGCTTCGCGCGCTGGTACACCTCCCGCTCCGTCCCCGACGTCCTCGCGGCCTACGACTGGTCCAGCGTCAAGACGATGGTCGACGTAGGCGGCGGCTCCGGCATGCTCCTCACCCACCTCCTGAAAGCCAACCCCCACCTCCACGGCACCCTGGTCGACCTCCCCCCCAACGCCGCCGAGGCCCGGAAATCCTTCGAAGCAGAAGGCCTGACAACACGCGCCGAAGCCATAGGCGGCAGCTTCTTCGACCCCCTCCCCGAAGCCCGCGACATCTACCTCCTCAGCGGCGTCCTCATCGACTGGAACGACCGCTCCGCCACCGAAATCCTCCGCCGCTGCGCCGAAGCCTGCACCGAAACCAGTCGCGTCCTCGTAGCCGAACAATGGGAACCCGACGAATCCGCCTACACCGACGAAGACCTCAGAATCCTCATCCTCGTAGGCGGCCGAGTCCGCCCCCCCACCCACCTCGCCAAAATAGCCACCCCCGCCGGCCTCACCATCCGCTCGACCCACACCAACCCCCGCGGCCTCCACCTGGTGGAACTCGAACCAGCGACACCCTCCACCTGA
- a CDS encoding cytochrome P450, with amino-acid sequence MIVLLVVSICAVTLPFWLPAAVVALRVRLFARINGTEGIVIPGDLDVSRFMEVYSHPAANGRSRGAALSDLFWYWLSPGAEIHQEHLEPGPLYDEVARTTRRVLTMPSHTADRLAVESVEAAYAGKAGLVRLRDQLMPVWAEFYHRVVFQTPCRPEVRDLIVANAADVADALKCRTLRHMDRRLRLTDHLEASLGEVPHVLPMLLDQRQRALYLHGTFFTTAVVQSAEASAHVLMELARHPAIQRHAATDDKLMEHVIDETLRMYPLFGIAHRVTSAEIGLDDGTAIPAGSVVCFDYLEYQRAGGDDPGRFDPHRRTRPNHIPFGVAVNRPCPAWHLAPLTVRAVVREILTRYDLRTTAAHTRSIPNRGPAVATPRDGRLRLRRARLLWLAVRDRWEDVGRSLIQLVLGTYMVWDARRLRLCERHFAEAGPDAA; translated from the coding sequence ATGATCGTTTTACTCGTCGTCTCGATTTGCGCAGTGACCCTCCCCTTCTGGCTCCCCGCCGCCGTGGTCGCGTTACGGGTACGGCTGTTCGCCAGGATCAACGGCACGGAAGGCATCGTCATCCCCGGCGACCTGGATGTGTCGCGTTTCATGGAGGTCTACTCCCACCCCGCCGCCAACGGCCGCAGCCGCGGCGCCGCGCTGTCCGACCTGTTCTGGTACTGGCTGTCCCCAGGAGCCGAGATCCACCAGGAACACCTCGAACCAGGCCCGCTGTACGACGAGGTGGCCCGCACCACCCGCCGCGTCCTCACCATGCCGAGCCACACCGCCGACCGCCTCGCGGTGGAGAGCGTCGAGGCCGCGTACGCCGGGAAGGCCGGGCTGGTGCGGTTACGCGACCAGCTCATGCCGGTGTGGGCTGAGTTCTACCACCGCGTGGTGTTCCAGACGCCGTGCCGGCCGGAGGTGCGGGACCTGATCGTGGCGAACGCCGCCGACGTGGCCGACGCGCTCAAATGCCGCACGCTACGGCACATGGACCGGCGCCTGCGGCTCACCGACCACCTCGAAGCATCACTCGGCGAGGTGCCGCACGTGCTTCCGATGCTGCTCGACCAACGGCAACGCGCGCTGTACCTGCACGGCACCTTCTTCACCACCGCCGTCGTGCAGAGCGCCGAGGCCAGTGCGCACGTGCTCATGGAACTCGCCAGGCACCCCGCGATCCAGCGGCACGCCGCGACCGACGACAAGCTGATGGAACACGTCATCGACGAGACGCTGCGCATGTACCCGCTGTTCGGCATCGCGCACCGCGTCACCTCGGCCGAGATCGGCCTGGACGACGGCACCGCCATCCCGGCGGGCTCGGTGGTGTGCTTCGACTACCTGGAGTACCAGCGCGCCGGCGGTGACGACCCCGGCCGGTTCGACCCCCACCGCCGCACCCGGCCCAACCACATCCCGTTCGGCGTCGCCGTGAACCGGCCCTGTCCCGCCTGGCACCTGGCACCGCTGACCGTCAGAGCCGTCGTGCGGGAGATCCTCACGCGGTACGACCTGCGCACGACCGCCGCGCACACCCGCTCGATCCCCAACCGCGGCCCGGCCGTCGCGACGCCGCGCGACGGCCGTCTCCGCCTGCGCCGCGCCAGACTGCTGTGGCTCGCCGTGCGCGACCGCTGGGAGGACGTCGGCCGCAGCCTCATTCAGCTCGTCCTCGGCACCTACATGGTGTGGGACGCGCGTCGTCTGCGGTTGTGCGAGCGCCACTTCGCCGAAGCCGGGCCGGACGCCGCCTGA
- a CDS encoding FHA domain-containing protein, with protein METAREGEVAVEVGTPVSATTRVTGPSGRTVEMTEGARLVFGRGADADLMLPGDRGLSRRAGVVTALRDGAWVANMSCTHALYVETDGHRIRLPRLRDGDEPAGGWFMRYGTALVGSGAMLDDGQPLRVVVTPREAEPDLRAEHSGPGQAGAKGDSTLLPLYLDPMTKLFLVALLWCRPWLVDPSRTTPLPRTPEIARAALEVTDASYELERFTTDPAFRDRLSARVGEHIKVLRRKIIGRGLARAGSRLSDEVVVGVLLEHEIITLTDLARLDDPVWCSRQEDLWWSGMP; from the coding sequence ATGGAGACGGCGCGTGAGGGCGAGGTGGCCGTGGAGGTGGGGACACCGGTGTCGGCCACGACGCGCGTCACCGGGCCGTCGGGACGCACGGTCGAGATGACCGAGGGTGCGCGGCTGGTGTTCGGCAGGGGTGCCGACGCCGACCTCATGCTTCCCGGCGACCGGGGGCTGTCCCGCAGGGCCGGGGTGGTGACGGCGCTGCGCGACGGGGCCTGGGTGGCGAACATGAGCTGCACCCATGCGTTGTACGTCGAGACCGACGGCCACCGCATCCGGCTGCCGCGGCTGCGTGACGGCGACGAACCGGCCGGCGGGTGGTTCATGCGGTACGGCACGGCGCTGGTGGGGTCGGGGGCGATGCTCGACGACGGCCAGCCGCTGCGTGTCGTCGTCACCCCGCGCGAGGCGGAGCCGGACCTGCGCGCCGAGCACTCCGGGCCCGGCCAGGCCGGGGCCAAGGGGGACAGCACGCTGCTGCCGCTGTACCTGGACCCGATGACCAAACTGTTCCTCGTGGCCCTGCTGTGGTGCCGTCCGTGGCTGGTCGACCCGAGCCGCACCACGCCGCTGCCGCGCACCCCGGAGATCGCGCGCGCCGCGCTGGAGGTCACCGACGCCAGCTACGAGCTGGAACGGTTCACCACCGACCCGGCGTTCCGTGACCGGTTGTCGGCCAGGGTCGGCGAGCACATCAAGGTGCTCCGCCGCAAGATCATCGGCCGGGGCCTGGCCCGCGCGGGAAGCAGGCTGTCGGACGAGGTGGTGGTCGGCGTGCTCCTGGAACACGAGATCATCACGCTCACCGACCTGGCACGGCTGGACGACCCGGTGTGGTGCTCACGCCAGGAGGACCTGTGGTGGAGCGGCATGCCGTAG
- a CDS encoding alpha/beta fold hydrolase, whose product MMMSGDPRTGATRPVSSEGPSPRPASGSPAGPSSRSPAAAPGPSTQPPPAGVSPRPGWLSAELYPFTSRFVEIDGDLVHYIDEGEGPVLLFLHGNPTWSFLYRDIVAGLRDRFRCVALDYPGYGLSRARPGHGFTPGEQARVVEGFVSRLGLAGFVPVVHDWGGPIGLWVAGRHPELVRGLVVCNTWAWPSDDRVKRWFSAVMGGPLGRTLIRRFNVFVNVFVPRAMRTRRLDPEVLAAYRGPFPDPDTRTPMHVLPRHITAGHGFLREVETGLAALAAKPALVVWGEADIGFTAAARRRLEAAFPDHRTVLLPRAGHYLQEEDPAAVVRAVRAWWDERRP is encoded by the coding sequence ATGATGATGTCCGGCGACCCGCGGACCGGCGCCACCCGCCCCGTCTCCTCCGAGGGGCCGTCCCCCCGGCCCGCGTCAGGCTCGCCGGCCGGCCCGTCCTCCCGGTCCCCCGCCGCCGCACCGGGACCGTCCACTCAGCCACCGCCGGCCGGCGTGTCCCCCCGGCCCGGGTGGCTGTCCGCCGAGCTGTATCCGTTCACCTCACGCTTCGTGGAGATCGACGGCGACCTCGTGCACTACATCGACGAGGGTGAGGGCCCGGTTCTCCTGTTCCTGCACGGCAACCCCACCTGGTCGTTCCTGTACCGCGACATCGTGGCGGGTCTGCGGGACCGTTTCCGCTGTGTGGCGCTCGACTACCCCGGGTACGGCCTGTCGCGGGCCCGGCCGGGACACGGGTTCACCCCCGGTGAGCAGGCGCGGGTGGTGGAGGGGTTCGTGTCCCGTCTCGGCCTCGCGGGTTTCGTGCCGGTGGTGCACGACTGGGGTGGGCCGATCGGGTTGTGGGTCGCGGGACGGCACCCCGAGCTGGTCCGCGGTCTCGTCGTGTGCAACACGTGGGCCTGGCCGAGCGACGACCGGGTCAAGCGGTGGTTCTCCGCCGTGATGGGAGGCCCGCTCGGACGGACGCTGATCCGCAGGTTCAACGTGTTCGTGAACGTCTTCGTGCCGCGCGCGATGCGCACGCGGCGGCTGGACCCGGAGGTGCTCGCGGCGTACCGGGGCCCGTTCCCGGACCCGGACACGCGCACCCCCATGCATGTGCTGCCGAGGCACATCACGGCCGGCCACGGTTTCCTGCGTGAGGTGGAGACGGGGCTGGCGGCGCTGGCCGCCAAGCCCGCTCTCGTCGTGTGGGGTGAGGCCGACATCGGTTTCACGGCCGCCGCGCGCCGGCGCCTGGAGGCCGCTTTCCCGGACCATCGCACGGTGCTGCTGCCTCGTGCCGGCCACTACCTGCAGGAGGAGGACCCGGCGGCCGTCGTGCGCGCCGTGCGGGCCTGGTGGGACGAACGGCGGCCGTGA
- a CDS encoding helix-turn-helix transcriptional regulator, whose amino-acid sequence MPPTETLVKEKSSPDARNRRRLAGQRVFLIGGWQALEAASSRATGPEHVRGQDFWFRDTLVTRSTPDLTSLPRQVRGAQPHWLLIGQMVSEEDLPELVTKCQVMAPGARLAMLGALKDRGRAEAWVRRGCTVYLACNSTLDRVLDTLRIAALLDLQIVDYVMYLRWQRSMPKAPRLTDRQHQVLELIKQGHTNAEIAKELYLTQHTVEFHIRHLLQKLGARNRTEAAEMGHSLGIC is encoded by the coding sequence ATGCCTCCCACAGAAACTCTGGTCAAGGAGAAATCATCCCCCGACGCGAGGAACCGCCGCAGGCTCGCCGGCCAGCGGGTGTTCCTCATCGGCGGCTGGCAGGCGCTGGAGGCGGCCTCCAGCCGTGCGACGGGGCCGGAACACGTCCGGGGCCAGGATTTCTGGTTTCGCGACACGCTGGTCACCCGCAGCACCCCTGACCTGACGTCGCTGCCCCGGCAGGTGCGTGGCGCGCAGCCGCACTGGCTGCTGATCGGCCAGATGGTGAGCGAGGAGGATCTGCCGGAGTTGGTCACCAAGTGCCAGGTGATGGCTCCGGGTGCGCGGCTCGCGATGCTCGGCGCGTTGAAGGACCGCGGCAGGGCCGAGGCGTGGGTACGGCGGGGGTGCACGGTGTACCTGGCGTGCAACTCGACGCTGGACCGGGTGCTCGACACGTTGCGCATCGCGGCGTTGCTGGATCTGCAGATCGTGGACTATGTGATGTATCTGCGGTGGCAGCGTTCCATGCCGAAGGCGCCGCGATTGACCGACCGGCAGCACCAGGTACTTGAGCTGATCAAGCAGGGTCACACCAATGCCGAGATCGCCAAGGAGTTGTACCTGACGCAGCACACCGTGGAGTTCCACATCAGGCACCTGCTGCAGAAACTGGGTGCGCGCAACCGCACGGAGGCGGCCGAGATGGGCCACTCCCTGGGAATCTGCTGA